A genomic window from Salmo salar chromosome ssa23, Ssal_v3.1, whole genome shotgun sequence includes:
- the LOC106584262 gene encoding relaxin-3 receptor 1-like, translated as MNELAMQPNDSAQILVPEVCEQVLEDNAGLGYGGSTGNLSLRCWLHFLSKESILELQGDGSSITVRVMIALVYSVVCALGLVGNSLALYLLHSRHSQKQSSINCFVMGLALTDLQFVLTLPFWAIDTALDFRWPFGKVMCKIISSMTIMNMYASVFFLTAMSVARYYAVTSALKMHSRRTAAASAKWISLGIWVVSLLATLPHAIYSTSAQLYDEELCLVRFPESGSWDPQLLLGLYQLQKVLLGFVIPLVVITVCYLLLLRFVLSQRISGAASSEGSEGRHKRRSKVTKSVAIVVLSFFLCWLPNQALTLWGALIKFDLVHFSNAYYNVQNYTFPLTVCLAHTNSCLNPVLYCIIRHEYRAGLKELLHATPSFRSLANLLPRKAKVAEAPPVMMLVQMDV; from the coding sequence ATGAATGAGTTAGCCATGCAACCAAATGACAGTGCGCAGATCCTGGTACCAGAGGTGTGTGAGCAGGTACTGGAGGATAATGCAGGACTGGGTTACGGTGGCTCTACTGGCAACCTGTCGCTGCGCTGCTGGCTACACTTCTTAAGCAAGGAATCTATACTGGAGCTACAGGGAGATGGTTCCAGCATCACAGTGCGTGTGATGATAGCTCTGGTGTACTCTGTCGTGTGTGCACTGGGGCTAGTGGGGAACTCTCTGGCACTCTACCTGCTTCACTCACGCCACAGTCAGAAGCAGTCCTCAATCAACTGCTTTGTAATGGGCTTGGCTCTCACCGACCTGCAGTTTGTTCTCACGCTCCCCTTTTGGGCTATTGACACGGCTCTGGACTTCCGCTGGCCCTTCGGCAAAGTAATGTGTAAGATCATCAGCTCCATGACCATCATGAACATGTACGCCAGCGTCTTCTTCCTGACTGCCATGAGTGTGGCGCGATACTACGCAGTGACCTCGGCCCTCAAGATGCACAGCAGGCGGACGGCGGCAGCCAGCGCCAAGTGGATCAGCCTGGGCATCTGGGTAGTGTCGCTGCTAGCCACCCTGCCCCACGCCATCTACTCCACTAGTGCCCAGCTATACGACGAGGAACTGTGTTTGGTGCGATTCCCTGAGTCAGGCAGCTGGGACCCTCAGCTGCTCCTGGGGCTGTACCAGCTACAGAAAGTACTGCTGGGCTTCGTTATTCCCTTGGTGGTCATCACTGTGTGCtatctgctgctgctgcgcttcGTGCTGAGCCAACGCATCAGTGGAGCGGCCAGCTCAGAGGGCTCGGAAGGCCGCCACAAACGCCGGTCCAAAGTAACCAAGTCGGTGGCCATCGTGGTGCTGTCCTTTTTCTTGTGCTGGCTGCCCAATCAGGCGCTGACGCTGTGGGGCGCGCTGATTAAGTTTGACCTGGTGCACTTCAGCAACGCATATTACAACGTCCAGAACTACACCTTCCCGCTGACTGTGTGTCTGGCTCACACCAACAGCTGCCTCAACCCTGTGCTCTACTGCATAATCCGCCATGAGTACCGCGCGGGCCTCAAAGAGCTGCTGCATGCCACACCCTCCTTCAGGAGCCTGGCCAACCTGCTACCCCGCAAGGCCAAGGTGGCAGAGGCTCCCCCTGTCATGATGCTGGTCCAGATGGATGTCTAA